In Flavivirga abyssicola, the following are encoded in one genomic region:
- a CDS encoding glycoside hydrolase 5 family protein, with protein MKKFYLVFVSIMFLNSFLTNSQGFKNFITVEGNQLLDGDKTFRFLSYNVPTMNYVEDNMDFEETNPYGIPSEFELRDLFETLKLVGGNVARTYTIPVRNKNFPAESVTYVEGPGKFNEEAFKAMDTVLALAREYKIRLIIPLVNNWEWMGGRPNYADFRNKNKDEFWTDKQLIKDFKKTIKYVLNRTNTVTGIKYKDDKTIMAWESGNELQNPPAWGIEIARYVKSIDKNHLFMDGFFAIHDGNKHSTFVQQYSIDEPAIDIISTHHYEPSSILMIDNLKKTVALVNGKKPLMIGEFGFIGVFGIKEVLDYVIDEKALCGALIWSLRRHDSSGGFYHHTEPFATVLYRAYHWPGFKDGEVYGERETLKLYREKSFEIRNLDVPDITAPKPPKLLDFSETPKFSWQGSAGASGYDIERSHSEDGPWDIIEHNIDDVDTPGFDLYSDESATIGQSYYYRVRALNQARKSEPSNVVGPIEIKYLTRVDYAKNLMALERQKGLEIKTGDCRSYKEAFSRMHGEKKAEGVYVIPARNSFKEIRVFNYESSKEPNVSFYSSENGIDYQEISFDVDEYKSNEDNYDYLVPRKYVISNSLVDSNKQIKYIKFKASDTIDIVRVELEYQ; from the coding sequence ATGAAGAAATTTTATCTCGTATTTGTGTCAATTATGTTTTTAAATTCATTTTTGACTAATAGCCAAGGTTTTAAAAATTTTATAACAGTAGAAGGCAATCAACTTTTAGATGGCGATAAAACATTTAGATTTCTTTCTTACAATGTTCCCACAATGAATTATGTGGAGGACAATATGGACTTTGAAGAAACAAATCCTTATGGGATTCCTTCAGAATTTGAATTGAGAGATTTATTTGAAACCTTGAAGTTGGTTGGGGGTAATGTTGCAAGAACATACACTATTCCTGTTAGAAATAAAAACTTCCCGGCAGAATCTGTCACCTATGTAGAAGGACCTGGTAAGTTCAATGAAGAAGCTTTCAAAGCCATGGATACTGTTCTGGCTTTGGCTAGAGAATATAAAATCCGACTTATTATTCCATTGGTTAATAACTGGGAGTGGATGGGTGGTCGTCCTAATTATGCCGATTTTAGAAATAAAAATAAGGATGAATTTTGGACAGATAAGCAATTGATAAAAGATTTTAAAAAGACGATTAAATATGTTTTAAATAGAACAAATACAGTTACCGGTATAAAGTATAAAGACGATAAAACCATCATGGCTTGGGAGTCTGGAAACGAATTGCAAAACCCACCAGCATGGGGTATTGAAATTGCCAGATATGTTAAAAGCATTGATAAAAACCATTTATTTATGGATGGATTTTTTGCTATACATGATGGTAATAAACACAGTACTTTTGTACAGCAATATTCAATAGACGAACCAGCTATTGATATTATTAGTACACATCATTACGAACCTTCTTCAATACTCATGATTGATAATTTGAAGAAAACCGTGGCTTTGGTAAATGGTAAAAAACCCTTAATGATCGGAGAATTTGGTTTTATTGGCGTTTTCGGTATTAAGGAAGTTTTAGATTATGTTATTGATGAAAAAGCTCTTTGTGGAGCACTTATTTGGAGTTTGAGACGTCACGATTCTAGTGGTGGCTTTTATCATCATACCGAACCTTTTGCAACAGTTTTGTACAGAGCTTATCATTGGCCTGGGTTTAAAGATGGTGAAGTTTACGGAGAGCGCGAAACTTTAAAATTATATAGAGAAAAGTCTTTTGAAATTAGAAATTTAGATGTGCCAGATATAACGGCTCCTAAGCCCCCTAAGCTTTTGGATTTTTCTGAAACTCCTAAATTCAGCTGGCAAGGATCGGCAGGAGCGAGTGGTTATGATATAGAAAGAAGTCATTCTGAAGACGGTCCTTGGGACATCATCGAACATAATATTGATGATGTTGACACGCCTGGGTTTGATTTGTATAGTGATGAAAGTGCTACTATAGGCCAAAGTTATTATTACCGTGTTAGGGCATTAAATCAAGCAAGGAAATCTGAGCCTTCTAATGTTGTTGGCCCTATTGAAATTAAGTATCTAACTCGAGTGGATTATGCCAAAAATTTAATGGCTTTAGAGCGGCAGAAAGGTTTAGAAATAAAAACTGGAGATTGTAGATCTTATAAAGAAGCTTTTTCTAGAATGCATGGAGAGAAAAAAGCCGAAGGTGTTTATGTTATACCTGCTCGCAATTCATTTAAAGAAATACGTGTTTTTAATTATGAGTCTTCCAAAGAACCCAATGTATCTTTTTATAGCTCAGAGAACGGAATAGATTATCAAGAAATTAGTTTTGATGTTGACGAATACAAATCTAATGAAGATAATTACGATTATTTAGTGCCAAGAAAGTATGTTATAAGTAATAGTCTTGTTGACTCTAACAAACAAATCAAGTATATCAAATTTAAAGCTTCTGATACAATAGATATAGTTAGAGTAGAATTAGAATACCAATAA
- a CDS encoding glycoside hydrolase 5 family protein, whose protein sequence is MKYRIILLNLLTIFLLSSCKSTSSAVKSNANTSSFITVKDSQFFLNGEPYYFVGTNYWYGPLLGAKNIGNRERLISELDLLQDIGINNLRILVGAEGDGDDYKVYPTLQPEQGVYNENLLDGLDFLMHEMRKRNMYAVLYLNNNWIWSGGMSEYLKWNGYGTVPNPFLEEYSWDDYMRYTMQFHSCEPCMEAYYKHVKFIIGRTNSYSGIKYTEDKTVMSWQVANEPRVLVEPSHEKAFAEWLNETVNIIETLAPNQLISTGAEGSHSYLDDIDMFERLHTNKDIDYLTMHMWPKNWGWYDSDNEKETLQKSIEKAYEYMNEHIVVAEKLNKPIVMSEFGFPRAKESNAPYASVEYRNIFYEAIINKVLDHYKSNKSLAGLNFWGFGGYGIANPNHDKWEKGDDFTGDPPQEPQGLNTVFASDYSTLNIIKKANFEIAE, encoded by the coding sequence ATGAAATATAGAATCATTTTATTAAACCTATTGACAATATTTCTGTTGTCTAGTTGTAAAAGTACATCTTCAGCTGTTAAATCTAATGCCAACACTTCGAGTTTCATAACCGTAAAAGATTCTCAGTTTTTCCTCAATGGGGAACCTTATTATTTTGTTGGTACAAACTATTGGTATGGCCCACTTTTGGGTGCTAAAAATATTGGTAATCGTGAGCGTTTAATAAGTGAGTTAGATTTACTACAAGATATTGGTATTAATAATTTAAGAATTTTAGTTGGTGCCGAAGGCGATGGTGATGATTATAAAGTATATCCTACTTTACAACCAGAACAGGGTGTTTATAATGAAAACCTGTTAGATGGTTTAGATTTTTTAATGCATGAAATGCGAAAAAGAAACATGTATGCGGTACTCTATCTAAATAATAACTGGATTTGGTCTGGAGGCATGTCAGAATACTTAAAATGGAACGGTTATGGCACCGTACCAAACCCGTTTTTAGAAGAATATTCTTGGGATGATTATATGAGGTACACCATGCAATTTCATAGTTGCGAACCCTGTATGGAAGCCTATTATAAGCACGTAAAATTTATTATTGGAAGAACAAATAGCTATTCTGGTATTAAGTATACCGAAGACAAAACAGTAATGTCTTGGCAAGTGGCTAATGAACCAAGGGTTTTAGTAGAGCCTAGCCACGAAAAAGCATTTGCAGAATGGTTGAACGAGACGGTTAATATTATTGAAACATTAGCGCCAAATCAATTAATTTCTACTGGTGCCGAAGGAAGTCACAGCTATTTGGATGACATAGATATGTTTGAACGGCTTCATACCAATAAAGATATAGATTACTTAACCATGCATATGTGGCCTAAAAATTGGGGCTGGTACGATTCTGATAATGAAAAGGAAACTTTGCAAAAATCTATCGAAAAAGCTTATGAATATATGAATGAACATATTGTTGTAGCGGAAAAACTAAACAAGCCCATAGTGATGTCAGAATTTGGTTTTCCAAGAGCAAAAGAAAGTAATGCCCCATATGCTTCTGTGGAGTACAGAAATATATTTTATGAGGCCATAATAAATAAAGTTTTAGACCATTATAAATCAAATAAAAGTCTAGCAGGTCTTAACTTCTGGGGGTTTGGTGGCTACGGAATAGCTAATCCTAATCATGATAAATGGGAAAAGGGTGATGATTTTACCGGAGATCCCCCACAAGAACCACAAGGACTAAACACCGTTTTTGCTTCCGATTATTCTACTTTAAATATAATCAAAAAAGCGAATTTTGAGATAGCCGAGTAA
- a CDS encoding glycosyl hydrolase, with translation MKKGFKHIVLLFVILVMGCSKDASIEEEVIEKKIFITITSNTSNASEPQTHSSFTIRLSESLDTDVTVFYTVEGNATNGLDYNEIPEKATIATNTLSTEIPITIINDSESEEIETVKITLDRVDSEIVKLGTLITASINITNEAEEFLLSPSEARFYVVNPNATPETIALFYHLNKIARTSFIIGQQDAFSSFFDDASGISDMKKTTGNDPGLLGSDFMFITDDMNNETSGNWFYNQEQTIKSNAIEAYNKGMVNTFLWHMREPYEGDHFYTSNMTDFQKTNAFKSILPSGENHAYYKSKLDKIAKVCNSLIGNDGKLIPIIFRPFHEFDGNWFWWGKDYCTPQEFIDLWRFTVNYLKNTKGVNNMLFAYASDRNFNTDAEYLERYPGDNYVDILGMDNYGDFNQGDMGLTQVNAKLKILTSLAKQKVKIAALTESCFFVTPGTNEPIADFYSKNLYNSITENDVKLGYMMFWSNIKESYCVPTPSHSNANDFILFANKPNTLLQNELPSLYKLPN, from the coding sequence ATGAAAAAAGGATTTAAACATATTGTTTTATTATTTGTAATTCTAGTCATGGGATGTTCTAAAGATGCAAGTATTGAAGAAGAAGTGATTGAAAAAAAGATATTTATCACTATTACCTCTAATACAAGTAATGCTTCAGAACCTCAAACGCATAGTAGCTTCACGATTAGATTATCAGAAAGTTTAGATACAGATGTTACGGTATTTTATACCGTAGAAGGAAATGCAACAAATGGTCTAGACTACAATGAAATCCCAGAAAAAGCGACAATTGCAACAAATACTTTAAGCACTGAAATTCCTATAACTATAATTAACGATTCTGAATCAGAAGAAATTGAGACAGTAAAAATCACATTAGATCGTGTGGATAGTGAAATCGTAAAACTAGGGACACTTATAACCGCATCAATAAACATTACCAATGAAGCTGAGGAATTTTTGTTATCACCTTCTGAAGCTAGATTTTATGTTGTAAACCCCAATGCAACTCCAGAAACTATAGCCCTTTTTTATCACCTAAATAAAATAGCCAGAACGAGCTTTATTATAGGGCAACAAGATGCTTTTAGTTCTTTTTTTGATGATGCTTCCGGTATTTCAGATATGAAAAAAACCACAGGTAATGACCCTGGTTTATTAGGCTCGGATTTTATGTTTATTACCGATGACATGAATAATGAAACTTCAGGAAACTGGTTTTACAATCAAGAACAAACGATAAAATCAAATGCTATTGAAGCTTACAACAAAGGCATGGTGAATACCTTTTTGTGGCACATGAGAGAACCTTATGAAGGTGATCATTTCTACACAAGTAACATGACCGATTTTCAAAAAACCAATGCTTTTAAAAGTATTTTACCAAGTGGAGAAAACCACGCTTATTATAAATCGAAATTAGATAAAATAGCGAAAGTGTGTAATAGTTTAATTGGTAATGACGGCAAGCTTATACCGATTATATTCAGACCCTTTCATGAGTTTGATGGCAATTGGTTTTGGTGGGGTAAAGATTATTGTACACCCCAAGAATTTATAGATTTATGGCGCTTTACTGTAAATTACCTAAAAAACACTAAAGGTGTTAATAATATGCTTTTTGCTTATGCATCCGACAGGAATTTTAATACCGATGCCGAATATCTAGAACGCTACCCTGGAGATAATTATGTAGATATTTTGGGAATGGATAATTATGGCGATTTTAATCAAGGTGATATGGGGTTAACACAAGTTAATGCTAAATTAAAAATACTTACTTCCCTTGCTAAACAAAAGGTTAAAATAGCAGCGCTCACAGAATCATGCTTTTTTGTAACCCCAGGAACTAATGAGCCCATTGCTGATTTCTATTCTAAGAACTTATATAACTCCATAACTGAGAATGATGTAAAACTAGGTTATATGATGTTCTGGTCTAATATTAAAGAATCGTATTGCGTACCAACACCTAGTCATTCTAATGCAAATGATTTTATTCTGTTTGCAAATAAACCTAATACATTACTCCAAAATGAACTGCCATCACTTTACAAATTACCAAATTAA
- a CDS encoding AGE family epimerase/isomerase → MITAYETLKLELDQELKNILNYWSQNTLDETHGGFVGEIDYENNTIDFASKGIILNTRILWAFSAASNYYNKPDYKHICDRSYEYIKRFFNDEKYGGVFWELDYKGQPINTRKQIYAQSFAIYALSEYYLFTKKEAAKTWAIELFKLIEKHARDTVRNGYTEAFNEDWSPIEDMRLSDKDMNVSKTMNTHLHILEAYTNLLRIYNSEDLKSALKNLIRLIQQKFLNENYHYDLFFDDNWNLKNRIISYGHDIETIWLVIDAAKAIGDKHLIEQTENTAIKVANTFLNEGIDEEGAVINEKNLNTDEVDSDRHWWPQMEALVGLKYVFYLTKDTKYIEASLNIWEFTKAHLIDKVNGEWHFRVDKNGNVYSQENKVSMWKAPYHTSRACILIQD, encoded by the coding sequence ATGATAACCGCCTATGAAACATTGAAGTTAGAACTTGACCAAGAGTTAAAAAATATTTTAAACTATTGGTCTCAAAACACTTTAGATGAAACTCATGGTGGTTTTGTAGGTGAAATTGATTATGAAAATAACACTATAGATTTTGCTTCAAAAGGCATTATATTAAATACCCGAATACTTTGGGCATTTTCAGCGGCTTCTAATTACTATAATAAACCTGATTATAAACACATCTGTGATCGTTCTTATGAATATATAAAGCGTTTTTTTAATGACGAAAAATATGGTGGTGTGTTTTGGGAGCTTGATTATAAAGGTCAACCAATAAATACAAGAAAGCAGATTTACGCACAATCTTTTGCTATTTATGCCTTATCAGAATATTATTTATTTACAAAAAAGGAAGCAGCTAAAACATGGGCGATTGAGTTATTTAAACTTATAGAAAAGCATGCTAGAGATACTGTTCGCAACGGATATACAGAAGCCTTTAACGAAGATTGGTCGCCAATTGAAGATATGCGATTAAGTGATAAGGATATGAATGTATCTAAAACCATGAACACACATCTACATATTCTTGAAGCTTACACAAATCTCCTTAGAATATACAATTCCGAAGATTTAAAAAGTGCTTTAAAAAACCTTATAAGACTAATTCAACAAAAATTCTTAAACGAGAATTATCATTATGATTTGTTTTTTGACGATAATTGGAATTTGAAAAACCGAATCATTTCATACGGCCATGATATTGAAACTATTTGGTTAGTTATAGATGCTGCAAAGGCCATAGGAGATAAACATCTAATTGAACAAACTGAAAATACAGCCATAAAAGTTGCCAATACATTTTTAAATGAAGGAATTGATGAAGAAGGCGCTGTAATAAATGAAAAAAACTTAAACACTGATGAAGTTGATTCTGACCGACATTGGTGGCCACAAATGGAAGCTCTAGTAGGATTAAAATATGTTTTCTATCTTACAAAGGATACTAAATACATTGAAGCCTCTTTAAACATTTGGGAATTTACTAAAGCCCATTTAATAGACAAAGTTAATGGCGAGTGGCATTTTAGGGTAGATAAAAATGGTAACGTGTATTCTCAAGAGAATAAAGTGAGTATGTGGAAAGCCCCCTATCACACATCTAGAGCTTGCATTTTAATACAAGACTAA
- a CDS encoding glycoside hydrolase family 130 protein: MSKQIKLIPYHLDKIKKEHDELIARSNIPHRDSNGIYLRYKYPIITAEHIPIHWRFDLNPNTNPNGLERIGINATMNSGAIKWNGKYVLCVRVEGNDRKSFFAMAESDNGIDNFKFWDKPCIIPSIEGEEETNVYDMRLTKHEDGWIYGIFCSERKDPNAPASDTSSALANAGILRTKNLVDWERLPNLISNSNQQRNVTIHPEFIDGKYALYTRPQQGFITVGNGGGIGLGYVDNMENPVVKDETIINNKIYHTIYELKNGLGPSPIKTEYGWLHLAHGVRNTAAGLRYTLYMFMTDLNDISKVIHQPAGFFMAPNIEEHVGDVSNVLFSNGWIKDNDGTVYIYYASADTRMHVATSSVDKLLDYCMNTPEDKLTSEGSVQNIIDLIDKNKPFQ, encoded by the coding sequence ATGAGCAAACAAATAAAATTAATACCATATCATCTTGATAAAATCAAAAAAGAACACGATGAATTAATAGCTAGGAGCAATATACCTCATCGTGATTCCAATGGTATTTATTTGAGGTATAAATACCCCATAATTACAGCAGAACATATCCCAATTCACTGGCGATTTGATTTAAACCCTAACACGAATCCCAACGGGTTGGAGCGTATAGGGATTAACGCCACAATGAATTCTGGTGCTATTAAGTGGAATGGAAAATATGTTTTATGTGTTCGTGTTGAAGGCAATGATAGAAAATCATTTTTTGCCATGGCCGAAAGCGACAATGGTATAGATAATTTTAAATTTTGGGACAAACCATGTATTATTCCTAGTATAGAAGGCGAAGAAGAAACGAATGTTTACGACATGCGCTTAACCAAACATGAAGATGGATGGATTTATGGTATTTTCTGTTCAGAACGCAAAGATCCTAATGCTCCTGCCTCCGATACTAGTTCTGCATTGGCAAATGCAGGGATACTAAGAACTAAAAACTTAGTGGATTGGGAACGCTTACCCAATTTAATTTCAAATTCCAACCAACAACGCAATGTTACTATTCACCCAGAATTTATAGATGGAAAATATGCACTTTATACCCGCCCACAACAAGGGTTTATTACTGTAGGAAATGGCGGCGGCATTGGGTTAGGGTACGTAGATAATATGGAAAACCCCGTTGTTAAAGATGAAACAATTATTAATAATAAAATTTACCATACTATATACGAACTTAAGAATGGTTTAGGTCCATCTCCTATAAAAACAGAATATGGTTGGCTACATTTAGCTCATGGTGTGAGAAATACTGCAGCAGGATTAAGATATACACTTTATATGTTTATGACGGATTTAAACGATATTTCCAAAGTTATACATCAACCTGCAGGCTTTTTTATGGCACCAAATATCGAGGAACATGTTGGAGACGTTTCAAATGTTTTGTTTTCTAATGGTTGGATTAAAGATAATGACGGCACGGTTTATATCTATTATGCCTCAGCCGACACAAGAATGCACGTTGCAACTTCTTCAGTTGACAAGTTATTGGATTACTGCATGAATACACCTGAAGACAAACTTACTTCCGAAGGCTCTGTTCAAAATATCATCGATTTAATAGATAAAAATAAACCTTTTCAATAA
- a CDS encoding sodium:solute symporter family protein — translation MLNTIDILIIVLYLATVIVIGLVLRKKAQRSKGDYLLGGNSIPWYMLGLSNASGMFDISGTIWLVTLMFVYGIKSAWIPWLWPVFNQIFLMVYLSKWLRRSNATTGAEWIGTRFGFNKGAKLSHIVVVIFALVLCLGFLAYGFIGLGKFIEIFIPWETVSPYVPFYVAPEYVAHFYGIIFTLFTVFYSLLGGMSGIVWADVVQFAIMTISALVIGWLGFLAIGENPLLVPDGWMSPFFGWELNLDWTQIIPEVNNKIKEDGFNLFTIFFMMMVFKGVLVSVAGPAPNYDMQKILSTKSAAEASKMSGFVSVILMPIRYLMIAGFAALALIYYEKLDLMNAAGQIDFELILPTAIKQFAPVGLLGLLLAGLIAAFMSTFAGTLNAAQAYLVNDIYLKYKNPNASSNQIKWMNYGTGMLVVIVSIVLGFFAKDVNSVLQWIVSVLYGSYVSANILKWHWWRFNGEGFFWGMLSGMAAAAIMPELFPDILGLYLFPILLIISFIGSIIGTYSAPPTDEKVLKSFYKNVKPWGFWKPIHNKLMEEDSSFRLRSTFKMDMFNVFVGIIAQTALVIIPMYVVFRKTTPVIISIIVIVVCTYLLKRFWWNKLNEQLN, via the coding sequence TTGTTAAACACGATAGACATATTAATTATAGTTTTATACCTTGCTACTGTCATAGTAATTGGGCTTGTTCTTAGAAAAAAAGCGCAAAGAAGTAAAGGAGATTATTTATTGGGGGGCAACTCCATTCCATGGTATATGCTTGGTTTATCTAATGCCTCAGGAATGTTTGACATTTCAGGAACCATTTGGCTTGTTACCTTAATGTTTGTTTATGGCATAAAAAGTGCCTGGATACCATGGCTTTGGCCCGTATTCAATCAAATATTCCTAATGGTCTATCTATCTAAATGGCTTAGACGCTCTAATGCCACTACAGGAGCAGAATGGATTGGAACACGATTTGGATTTAATAAAGGGGCTAAACTTTCTCACATCGTTGTGGTAATTTTTGCCTTGGTATTATGTTTAGGTTTTTTAGCATACGGCTTTATAGGCCTTGGAAAATTCATAGAAATTTTTATCCCATGGGAAACAGTAAGTCCGTATGTGCCGTTTTATGTTGCTCCAGAATATGTAGCTCATTTTTACGGTATCATCTTCACACTATTTACAGTGTTTTATTCTCTATTGGGAGGTATGTCTGGAATTGTATGGGCCGATGTCGTGCAGTTTGCTATCATGACTATTTCCGCATTGGTAATAGGTTGGCTAGGTTTTCTGGCAATTGGAGAAAATCCTCTATTGGTTCCAGACGGTTGGATGAGTCCGTTTTTTGGATGGGAATTAAATTTAGATTGGACACAAATTATCCCCGAAGTAAACAATAAAATTAAAGAAGATGGATTTAATTTATTCACTATCTTTTTTATGATGATGGTTTTTAAAGGTGTTTTAGTAAGTGTTGCAGGGCCTGCACCAAATTACGATATGCAAAAAATATTATCAACTAAGTCTGCTGCAGAAGCCTCTAAAATGAGTGGGTTTGTGTCTGTTATTTTAATGCCAATACGCTATTTAATGATTGCTGGTTTTGCAGCATTAGCACTTATATATTACGAAAAACTAGATTTAATGAACGCTGCAGGTCAAATAGATTTTGAATTGATCCTCCCTACAGCCATTAAACAATTTGCTCCAGTAGGCCTTTTAGGACTATTATTGGCAGGGTTAATTGCTGCTTTTATGTCTACTTTTGCGGGCACACTTAACGCTGCTCAAGCCTACTTAGTAAATGATATCTATCTAAAATATAAAAACCCAAACGCCTCAAGTAACCAGATAAAATGGATGAACTACGGTACTGGTATGCTTGTTGTAATTGTAAGTATCGTTCTAGGTTTTTTTGCTAAAGATGTTAACTCGGTATTGCAATGGATTGTCTCTGTTTTATATGGCAGCTATGTTTCTGCCAATATTTTAAAATGGCATTGGTGGCGTTTTAATGGCGAAGGTTTCTTTTGGGGCATGCTTTCCGGAATGGCAGCAGCAGCTATTATGCCAGAGTTATTCCCAGATATATTAGGTTTATACCTGTTTCCTATTTTACTTATAATTTCATTCATTGGATCTATTATAGGAACTTATAGCGCACCCCCAACAGACGAAAAGGTTCTAAAATCATTTTATAAAAACGTAAAACCATGGGGATTCTGGAAGCCTATTCATAACAAATTAATGGAAGAAGATTCTAGTTTTAGATTGAGATCTACTTTTAAAATGGACATGTTTAATGTTTTTGTTGGTATTATCGCCCAAACAGCCTTAGTAATCATACCTATGTACGTAGTTTTTAGAAAAACAACACCAGTAATCATATCAATAATAGTTATAGTAGTTTGTACCTATCTCTTGAAAAGGTTTTGGTGGAATAAGTTAAATGAACAATTAAATTAA
- a CDS encoding glycoside hydrolase family 26 protein — MIWKNIITKTAYIFFLVFFYSCKPLYNSEYKKPVLVDNKTTRLTKKLHKKLTYISKEGFAIGHQDATSYGIGWNSLNEMNTVESDVFEIVKDNPAVYGFDISKIELESIQNLDSVPFNAMRNEIITAHKNGGIITISWHADNPTTNGNSWDTKSTVNNIFTDKTIKTKYELWIEHLAAFIKTLQYKGKSIPVLFRPFHEMNGFWFWWGDPNCNAIDYIRLWRKTVRLLRDEHKVHNLLYVYSPNKLNPNDDFMKYYPGDNYVDILGIDIYDFKNAQNYIKSVVKDLALVKKIATSKNKLYAFTETGLEKIPTPNWFTQVLYPNIKDSGISWILFWRNAHLNHYYVPHKEHENAEDFKVFANYPKTLFLKDIQNLEN, encoded by the coding sequence ATGATTTGGAAAAATATCATTACAAAGACTGCCTACATCTTTTTTTTGGTGTTTTTTTATTCATGCAAACCATTGTATAATTCTGAATATAAAAAGCCTGTTTTAGTTGACAACAAGACTACCAGACTTACTAAAAAACTACACAAAAAATTAACATATATCTCCAAAGAAGGATTTGCAATTGGTCACCAAGATGCCACATCTTATGGAATAGGCTGGAATAGTTTAAACGAAATGAACACAGTTGAAAGTGATGTTTTCGAAATAGTTAAAGATAATCCTGCTGTTTATGGTTTTGACATAAGTAAAATCGAGCTTGAATCCATTCAGAATTTAGACAGCGTTCCGTTTAATGCTATGAGAAACGAAATTATCACGGCACATAAAAATGGGGGTATCATTACCATAAGTTGGCATGCTGACAACCCTACTACTAATGGGAATTCTTGGGATACCAAGTCTACAGTTAACAACATTTTTACAGATAAAACTATTAAAACAAAATACGAATTGTGGATTGAACATTTAGCTGCTTTTATAAAAACACTTCAATATAAAGGCAAATCTATACCTGTTCTTTTTAGACCCTTTCACGAAATGAATGGGTTCTGGTTTTGGTGGGGTGATCCCAATTGTAATGCCATAGACTATATAAGATTATGGCGAAAAACAGTGCGATTGCTAAGAGACGAACATAAAGTCCATAATTTATTATATGTCTATTCACCTAACAAGCTAAATCCCAATGATGATTTTATGAAATATTATCCTGGAGATAATTATGTAGACATTTTGGGTATTGATATCTACGATTTTAAAAACGCTCAGAATTATATAAAATCGGTTGTAAAAGATCTTGCTTTAGTAAAAAAAATAGCGACTAGTAAAAACAAATTATATGCTTTTACAGAAACTGGGCTTGAGAAAATACCAACCCCTAATTGGTTTACACAAGTACTGTATCCAAATATTAAAGATTCTGGTATTTCCTGGATTCTTTTCTGGAGAAATGCACATCTAAATCATTATTATGTTCCGCACAAAGAACATGAAAATGCTGAAGACTTTAAAGTATTTGCCAACTACCCTAAAACACTGTTTTTAAAAGACATACAAAATTTAGAAAATTAA